The following proteins are encoded in a genomic region of Fervidobacterium pennivorans DSM 9078:
- a CDS encoding Gfo/Idh/MocA family protein: protein MSERKLKMALVGCGRIGSSKHVEAIVKNSDVIQAVAVCDIVIEKAERVAQSIEERAGYKPKVYQKYEDIIKNEDIDFVAIATESGYHYEISMDFLRAGVHVLVEKPMALSTKHMDEMIKTAKEKSVKLGVCFQNRFNPPIVELRKKVESGAFGRINYGVANIRWNRDKNYYEQASWRGTWQLDGGSLMNQCTHNIDLLQWMLGGEVEEVYGVIRNFHHPYIEAEDFGGAIVKFKDGKVGIIEGTSTIYPRNLEETLSIFGEQGTVIIGGLAVNKILVWKFPGEDSHPFMELPDPDTVYGFGHVPLYRDFYESIIYDRAPKIPGEEGRKAVEIVLAIYKSALENKPVKFPFEFDSTQMKGWEGHYVVRG from the coding sequence ATGAGTGAGAGAAAGCTGAAAATGGCACTTGTTGGGTGTGGAAGAATAGGTTCATCTAAACATGTGGAAGCGATAGTGAAGAATTCCGATGTTATCCAAGCGGTTGCAGTTTGTGACATTGTTATAGAAAAAGCAGAACGAGTTGCGCAAAGTATAGAAGAACGGGCGGGCTATAAACCTAAAGTTTATCAAAAGTACGAGGATATAATAAAGAACGAAGATATCGACTTTGTCGCAATTGCTACGGAAAGCGGTTACCATTATGAAATATCTATGGACTTTTTGAGAGCTGGCGTCCATGTTTTAGTTGAAAAACCTATGGCACTTTCAACAAAACACATGGATGAGATGATAAAGACCGCTAAAGAAAAAAGTGTAAAATTAGGAGTTTGTTTCCAAAATAGATTTAACCCTCCTATTGTTGAGCTGAGGAAAAAAGTCGAAAGTGGTGCATTTGGACGGATAAACTACGGAGTTGCGAATATCAGATGGAACAGGGATAAAAATTACTACGAACAAGCATCGTGGCGTGGAACATGGCAACTTGATGGAGGTTCGCTCATGAATCAATGTACACACAACATTGATTTGCTCCAGTGGATGCTTGGAGGCGAGGTAGAAGAAGTCTACGGGGTGATTCGTAACTTTCATCATCCTTACATTGAGGCGGAAGATTTCGGTGGTGCGATTGTGAAGTTTAAAGATGGGAAGGTTGGTATTATTGAAGGGACATCAACAATTTATCCAAGAAATTTAGAAGAAACCCTTTCGATTTTCGGTGAACAGGGCACGGTAATCATAGGAGGCTTGGCTGTTAACAAGATTTTGGTTTGGAAATTCCCGGGTGAAGATAGCCATCCGTTTATGGAACTACCGGACCCAGATACCGTTTATGGGTTTGGGCATGTCCCACTTTACAGAGATTTCTACGAATCGATAATTTACGATAGAGCTCCCAAAATTCCGGGTGAAGAGGGCAGAAAGGCGGTTGAAATTGTGCTTGCAATTTACAAGTCTGCGCTTGAGAACAAACCTGTCAAATTTCCGTTCGAGTTCGATTCTACTCAGATGAAAGGATGGGAAGGACATTATGTTGTGCGTGGTTAA
- the queD gene encoding 6-carboxytetrahydropterin synthase QueD — MLCVVKEFTFDAAHNLVQYHGKCEKLHGHTYKLQIVVCGEKDEEGMVIDFIELKEIVKREVLNYLDHAYINEIIPQPSAENIAEWIWERLEKYLTTERYKLTEVRLWETPTSWVVYRKD; from the coding sequence ATGTTGTGCGTGGTTAAAGAATTCACTTTTGACGCCGCACACAACTTAGTACAGTATCATGGAAAGTGTGAAAAACTCCATGGACATACTTACAAACTCCAAATTGTCGTTTGTGGTGAAAAAGACGAAGAGGGAATGGTTATCGACTTTATTGAGTTAAAAGAAATAGTGAAAAGAGAAGTGCTGAATTATTTGGACCATGCTTACATAAACGAAATAATACCTCAACCAAGTGCTGAAAACATTGCAGAGTGGATTTGGGAAAGGTTGGAAAAATACCTTACAACGGAAAGATATAAACTTACCGAGGTTCGACTTTGGGAAACACCAACATCGTGGGTAGTTTATAGGAAAGATTGA
- a CDS encoding DNA-directed RNA polymerase subunit beta', with translation MSSSFKRKIAKVKVAVASPEVIRSWSSGEVKKAETINYRTFKPERDGLFCERIFGPVKDYECACGKYSGKKYEGTVCEKCGVRVESRDARRRRFGHIELAAPVTHVWYLKNTPSVIATLLDMTVKDIENIVYFGSRRVNERVLIVTDPKNTPFVKGSILNQTEYEIYAKKWDFEVSPAYIVKEPRTPLVADIDGEVHIKHERTHTDRDIYWITIRNIIRTELRVYSGMELRVKDGDFVNQGDEIVSEKRVDAIFAPFDGTVEVDEVSETITLNPLPTSKNTPITFTLPYGVRALVKNGDKIKKGQQLTTETILPRIIAPSSGTVKFSRNLNLRPLENGSYEVITTGTLYIENVQSSKTYPVFEGATIYVQDGEMVKAGDVIADRFLFEDEKLSIEEYKIFSQHYHGMFVVEEQVENDKPIMVVTYIDPQIAEETGITRGQIITQQDYEAYSMIYPGKIEAETGAAAIKKLLQQLDLEVMKTELENELNKIPKSSVRAKKLLKKLRIVKDLMESGTKPEWMVLEVLPVVPPEIRPMIQIDGGRFATTDLNDLYRRVIMRNNRLKRLYEMNAPEVIIRNEKRMLQEAVDNLIYNGKIGKAYTDRNGRPLKSLTDLIRGKKGRFRRNLLGKRVDYSGRAVIVVGPHLKIHECGLPKKMALELFEPFVIAELSKEENAEATQTKVKKYRKELQREDPKAWEKLEKVIQGRVVLLNRAPTLHRMSIQAFEPKLIEGNAIQLHPLVCPPFNADFDGDQMAVHLPLSPAAQAEARLLMLSRYNIISPAHGKPISMPGKDIVAGIYYLTMVDKNYDKVQPEDIKWKFASPEEAEIAYEFGYIKLHEPILVKIDDKVIKTTFGRVIFNSILPEELRDYNKTFGKNGIKDVVYKTFKKHGIDRTADLLDDIKTLGFHYATISGLTVSLKDFLISPKKNEIIAEAMKKIDEIERLYKEGLLSDEEKYKETIKIWTKATDLVQEETYKYLGENPFNPVFIMVDSGARGNKDQLKQLSGMRGLMADPSGRTIEIPILSNFREGLSVLEFFISTHGARKGSADTALRTSSAGYLTRRLVDVVQSVVITQPDCGTHEGVRATILKSSDNFVVEKIEDFIFGRVLAKDVYEPGTGNILVNPETGRVYQRDTVILDDDAKFLSNYKKRVPVVEEKVLDLSDINIPEVYAELAEDVDLGTEVLPAESELNWEVIKKLREARVKSVKVKLYPIVGNVVAEEVVWDKERKKQLAVEEEQIDVTVAKMLEENNIDSIVVRPEIYVRSPLTCEAEHGVCAKCYGLDLSNHKIVNVGESVGIVAAQSIGEPGTQLTMRTFHTGGIATTADITQGLPRVEELFEARKKTKDPEGIFSKVKGVVVDISQDEPKKIYIQDELGTIHEYVVPSRVRVNVTIGQKVLPGQSLTTGSLKVRKILEELGVEDTAMYLLREIKKVYVQQGVDIHDKHFELIIRQMLNKAEVIEPGDTDFLPGDLVPIAILNKVNREIMEGNANIELNRKRVIGKVLAKHILIKNEEGQIVELAKEGEEITEELLEQFIKYNVKEVLVINHDKEREVYQIMPKETVKYRRKLLRITQASLEYEGWLSAASFQQTQQVLTDAAIKGAVDYLKGLKENVIVGQLIPAGTGFEIFANIQYEETPRHALEEKEKLA, from the coding sequence ATGAGTTCTTCTTTCAAAAGGAAAATTGCGAAAGTAAAAGTGGCGGTGGCATCCCCCGAAGTTATCAGAAGCTGGTCAAGTGGAGAAGTGAAGAAAGCAGAAACGATAAACTACCGTACCTTCAAACCAGAAAGAGATGGACTATTTTGCGAAAGAATATTTGGACCTGTAAAAGACTATGAATGTGCTTGTGGAAAGTACAGTGGTAAAAAGTACGAAGGTACAGTTTGTGAAAAATGTGGAGTTAGGGTCGAATCAAGAGATGCAAGAAGGCGCCGATTTGGGCATATCGAATTGGCTGCTCCTGTTACGCATGTCTGGTATCTTAAAAACACTCCAAGTGTCATCGCCACGTTACTTGACATGACAGTAAAGGATATAGAAAACATCGTCTATTTTGGTAGTAGAAGGGTAAACGAAAGGGTCCTTATAGTCACCGACCCAAAGAACACACCTTTTGTGAAAGGCTCTATATTGAACCAAACTGAATACGAAATCTACGCGAAAAAATGGGATTTTGAAGTGTCACCTGCATATATAGTAAAAGAACCAAGGACTCCGCTTGTAGCTGATATAGATGGTGAGGTTCATATAAAGCATGAAAGAACACACACAGACAGAGATATTTATTGGATAACAATAAGGAACATTATAAGAACCGAACTACGTGTTTACAGCGGAATGGAACTCAGGGTTAAAGATGGAGATTTCGTCAACCAAGGTGATGAAATAGTCTCAGAAAAAAGGGTCGATGCCATTTTCGCACCATTTGACGGAACCGTAGAAGTCGACGAAGTTTCAGAAACTATTACTCTTAATCCTCTCCCAACAAGTAAAAATACACCGATAACATTCACGCTACCATACGGTGTAAGAGCATTAGTGAAGAATGGAGATAAAATAAAGAAAGGGCAACAATTGACGACAGAAACTATATTGCCTCGTATCATAGCACCGTCATCAGGAACCGTGAAGTTCAGCAGGAACCTTAACCTGCGACCTCTTGAAAATGGAAGCTATGAAGTCATTACAACAGGAACGCTGTACATTGAAAACGTCCAGTCATCCAAAACGTATCCTGTTTTTGAAGGAGCGACTATATATGTTCAGGACGGGGAAATGGTAAAAGCTGGCGATGTTATTGCCGACAGATTCCTCTTCGAAGATGAGAAACTATCTATTGAAGAGTACAAAATCTTCAGCCAGCACTACCATGGCATGTTTGTTGTTGAAGAACAAGTTGAAAACGATAAACCAATAATGGTGGTCACATACATTGACCCACAGATTGCGGAAGAAACTGGTATCACAAGAGGTCAAATAATCACTCAGCAAGATTACGAAGCTTACAGCATGATATACCCAGGAAAGATTGAAGCTGAGACTGGAGCTGCAGCAATCAAGAAGCTGTTGCAACAACTTGATCTCGAAGTTATGAAAACCGAGCTGGAAAACGAACTTAACAAAATTCCAAAAAGCAGCGTAAGAGCCAAGAAATTGTTAAAAAAACTAAGAATAGTTAAAGATTTAATGGAAAGTGGAACAAAACCTGAGTGGATGGTTCTGGAGGTCTTGCCAGTTGTTCCACCAGAAATAAGACCAATGATACAGATAGATGGTGGACGTTTCGCAACAACAGACCTCAATGACCTTTACAGAAGGGTCATAATGAGAAACAATCGACTCAAGAGATTGTATGAAATGAATGCACCTGAAGTCATAATCAGAAACGAAAAGCGTATGTTACAAGAGGCCGTTGATAATCTGATATACAATGGAAAAATTGGAAAAGCTTATACAGATAGAAATGGTAGACCTTTGAAATCACTTACTGATCTCATTAGAGGAAAGAAAGGACGCTTCAGAAGAAATCTACTTGGTAAACGTGTTGACTATTCAGGTCGAGCCGTTATTGTCGTTGGTCCTCATCTGAAGATACACGAATGTGGTTTGCCAAAGAAGATGGCTCTTGAACTCTTTGAACCGTTCGTTATTGCCGAACTTTCAAAAGAGGAAAATGCGGAAGCTACACAGACAAAAGTTAAAAAATACAGAAAAGAACTCCAAAGAGAAGACCCGAAAGCTTGGGAAAAACTTGAGAAGGTTATTCAGGGAAGGGTTGTCTTACTCAACAGAGCTCCAACACTGCACAGGATGTCTATCCAAGCTTTCGAGCCAAAACTTATAGAAGGTAACGCTATACAACTGCATCCACTGGTATGTCCACCGTTCAACGCAGACTTCGATGGTGACCAGATGGCAGTCCATCTACCGCTTTCGCCAGCAGCGCAAGCGGAAGCAAGGTTACTAATGTTATCAAGGTACAACATAATCTCCCCGGCACATGGAAAACCTATATCGATGCCCGGTAAGGATATTGTTGCCGGTATTTACTACCTAACGATGGTCGATAAGAACTACGATAAAGTTCAACCGGAAGATATCAAATGGAAATTCGCAAGCCCAGAGGAAGCGGAAATCGCTTACGAATTTGGTTACATAAAGCTACATGAACCAATACTTGTCAAAATTGACGATAAGGTCATAAAAACAACATTCGGTAGAGTCATATTCAACTCGATTCTTCCGGAGGAACTTAGAGATTACAACAAAACGTTCGGAAAGAACGGAATCAAAGATGTTGTTTACAAAACTTTCAAAAAACACGGTATCGACAGAACAGCAGACTTGCTTGATGATATAAAAACACTCGGGTTCCACTACGCAACGATTTCTGGTTTGACGGTCAGTTTGAAAGACTTCCTCATTTCTCCGAAGAAAAACGAAATCATTGCTGAAGCAATGAAAAAGATAGATGAGATAGAGAGACTCTACAAGGAAGGTTTATTGAGCGATGAAGAAAAATACAAAGAGACGATAAAGATTTGGACAAAAGCTACAGATTTGGTTCAAGAAGAAACCTACAAATACCTTGGAGAGAATCCATTCAACCCAGTGTTCATAATGGTTGATTCCGGAGCAAGGGGTAACAAAGACCAGCTTAAACAACTTTCCGGTATGCGTGGTCTTATGGCGGACCCATCTGGTAGAACTATTGAAATTCCGATTCTTTCGAACTTCCGAGAAGGGCTCTCGGTCCTTGAATTCTTTATCAGTACACATGGTGCAAGAAAAGGTTCGGCCGATACCGCACTGAGAACAAGCTCTGCTGGATATCTTACAAGAAGGCTCGTTGACGTCGTTCAGAGCGTTGTTATCACGCAACCAGATTGTGGAACACACGAAGGTGTTAGAGCAACAATACTTAAGAGTTCTGACAACTTCGTTGTTGAAAAAATAGAAGATTTCATATTTGGTCGAGTGTTGGCAAAGGACGTCTACGAACCTGGAACCGGTAACATATTAGTCAACCCGGAAACAGGAAGGGTCTACCAAAGAGATACGGTGATACTTGACGATGATGCTAAGTTCTTGTCAAATTACAAAAAGAGAGTGCCTGTTGTTGAAGAAAAAGTTCTTGATTTGAGCGATATTAATATTCCTGAGGTTTACGCAGAACTTGCTGAAGATGTCGACCTTGGCACAGAAGTTCTGCCAGCTGAAAGCGAACTCAATTGGGAAGTTATCAAAAAGCTAAGAGAAGCTCGCGTTAAATCCGTGAAAGTGAAACTTTACCCAATCGTTGGGAACGTAGTGGCAGAAGAAGTTGTTTGGGACAAAGAACGGAAAAAACAACTTGCCGTTGAAGAAGAACAAATAGATGTAACAGTTGCAAAAATGCTTGAGGAAAACAACATAGACAGCATTGTAGTTAGACCGGAAATATATGTCCGCTCACCACTCACATGTGAAGCTGAACACGGTGTGTGTGCGAAATGTTACGGTCTTGACCTATCGAACCATAAAATTGTGAACGTTGGTGAATCTGTAGGTATTGTAGCAGCTCAATCTATCGGTGAACCAGGTACACAACTTACAATGAGGACGTTCCATACAGGTGGTATCGCTACAACAGCTGACATCACACAAGGTTTGCCAAGGGTTGAGGAGCTCTTCGAAGCAAGGAAAAAGACAAAAGACCCAGAAGGTATATTCTCCAAAGTTAAAGGTGTTGTAGTTGATATCTCTCAAGATGAACCAAAGAAGATTTATATACAAGACGAACTTGGAACAATACACGAATACGTTGTTCCATCCAGGGTGAGAGTAAACGTAACCATCGGACAAAAGGTCTTACCTGGTCAGTCACTTACAACAGGTTCTCTCAAAGTAAGAAAGATTCTCGAGGAACTTGGAGTAGAAGACACAGCGATGTACCTGCTAAGAGAAATTAAGAAAGTCTACGTGCAACAAGGTGTCGATATTCATGATAAGCATTTTGAGCTGATAATCAGGCAGATGCTTAACAAAGCCGAAGTCATTGAACCAGGCGATACTGACTTCTTGCCAGGAGACCTTGTACCAATCGCTATTCTCAACAAAGTAAACAGAGAGATAATGGAAGGCAACGCTAACATAGAGCTCAACAGAAAACGCGTTATCGGAAAAGTACTCGCAAAGCACATCCTTATAAAGAATGAAGAAGGTCAAATTGTAGAGCTCGCAAAAGAAGGCGAGGAAATAACAGAAGAACTGTTGGAACAATTCATCAAGTATAATGTAAAAGAGGTCCTTGTGATTAACCATGACAAAGAAAGAGAAGTTTACCAGATAATGCCAAAAGAAACTGTGAAATACAGAAGGAAACTACTCAGAATTACACAAGCATCTCTTGAATACGAAGGTTGGTTGAGTGCAGCAAGCTTCCAGCAAACGCAACAAGTATTAACAGACGCAGCAATCAAAGGTGCGGTCGATTATCTCAAAGGTTTGAAAGAAAACGTTATCGTTGGTCAGCTCATACCTGCTGGAACAGGATTTGAGATATTTGCAAACATTCAATATGAAGAAACCCCAAGACATGCGCTCGAAGAAAAAGAAAAATTGGCATAA
- a CDS encoding DNA-directed RNA polymerase subunit beta — MKTYQVGKRIRYSFGKVDEILNVPDLVEIQHKSFKELLDHGILRILKKFSPITSVKTEGRRDKGFSLEFVGFRVGEPLHSVEECKQRLLTYVAPFYATVRVTDLSTGEMREEEVSLGNYPIMTENQTFVINGVERVVVSQLVRSPGVYFVEEPTKNIGAKPIYVAHFLPVRGVWLEILLNLNDETLYARIDRRKKLNLFLVLKTLGYQNDIDILSLFPTYIDVEDDYSLKQAEGVIILEKVVSKSGEVLAEKGSVLTPTLVEIFREHGIDRIKVANKYIHKTYLKLKERLKMPLEENISELRAYMEIYKELRPGEVFRYNAAKSFWNNLYFNPERFELTEVGRYKMNKKLTNTYRKYLVEIEGRNPKSVENVEYMETSDALTPMDIILVVRMLLEVEKHPETLDTKDHLSNKRVKTVGELIGSEFERAFSKSVHQIQEKLATYTSLDKISIPSLINLRNVVASLNSFFATNPLSQFMDQVNPIAELTHKRRLTAVGPGGLKRERARFEVRDVHHSHYGRMCPIETPEGGNIGLITSLAVYATIDKFGFLVTPYRKVVNGRITDEVVYLAADEEENYRIASSTIPRDENGNILQEKVPVRYLEKVVYVHKNEVDFVDISPKQIVSVTTSLIPFLEHDDANRALMGSNMQRQAVPLIKSEAPLVGTGMEYPAAIYSGHVVLAKHDGIVKKVDARKIVIHRTDENGTPLYDKKGNPVLDEYTLLKYVRSNQDTCINQKPIVNVGDFVKKGTPIADGPATDNGELALGKNVLVAFLPWEGYNFEDAILVSEELLEEETFTSVHIEVYETTARETRVGPEEITAEIPNVSKENLRNLDENGIIRIGAYVGKQKYFTSQDILVGKVTPKGESDATPEEKIMRSVFGEKGKDVKDSSLRVPHGVEGRVIGVHVFHKEEVGDLGPGVNTLVRVYLATRKPLEVGDKLAGRHGNKGVVSMILPKEDMPFLPDGTPVQVVLSPLGVPSRMNIGQVLETSLGWLAKLTNRHFATPVFDGAKEDEILPELYKVREKLNLHHGDDPENPSGKVILRDGRTGKEFDSPVLVGYMYIMKLIHIARDKIHARATGPYSLIHQQPLGGKAQFGGQRFGEMEVWALEAYGASYTLNEMLTVKSDDIKGRTEVYKAIMKGKNLPEPGLPESFKVLVRELKGLALDVRVYDEHGNEIDIEKL, encoded by the coding sequence TTGAAAACTTATCAAGTGGGCAAGAGGATAAGGTACTCCTTCGGAAAGGTTGATGAGATTCTCAACGTCCCAGACCTCGTAGAAATCCAGCATAAATCCTTCAAGGAGTTATTGGACCATGGTATTTTGCGTATCCTCAAGAAGTTCAGCCCCATAACGTCAGTGAAGACCGAGGGTAGAAGAGACAAAGGTTTCAGCCTCGAATTCGTTGGATTTCGTGTAGGTGAGCCTCTTCACTCGGTCGAAGAGTGTAAACAGCGTCTTCTCACGTATGTCGCACCGTTTTACGCAACGGTGAGAGTTACTGATTTGTCAACAGGAGAAATGCGCGAAGAAGAAGTAAGTCTTGGCAATTATCCTATCATGACTGAAAATCAAACGTTCGTGATAAACGGTGTTGAAAGAGTTGTCGTCAGTCAGCTCGTAAGAAGCCCAGGAGTCTATTTTGTCGAGGAACCAACCAAAAACATAGGAGCAAAGCCGATATATGTAGCACACTTCCTACCAGTCAGAGGTGTGTGGCTTGAAATATTGCTCAATCTCAATGATGAAACCTTGTATGCAAGAATCGATAGAAGGAAAAAGCTGAACCTTTTCTTGGTCTTAAAAACCCTTGGTTATCAAAACGATATCGATATCCTTTCTCTATTCCCAACTTACATAGACGTTGAAGATGATTACTCATTGAAACAAGCAGAAGGGGTTATAATTCTTGAAAAAGTTGTTTCAAAATCTGGAGAGGTCCTCGCTGAAAAAGGTTCAGTATTAACGCCCACACTTGTTGAGATATTTAGAGAACATGGGATTGATAGAATAAAAGTTGCAAATAAATACATACACAAGACCTATCTGAAGCTTAAAGAAAGGCTAAAAATGCCTCTTGAAGAGAATATCAGCGAGCTTAGGGCTTACATGGAAATATACAAAGAACTGCGCCCTGGCGAGGTGTTTAGATACAACGCTGCAAAATCCTTCTGGAATAATCTTTATTTTAATCCTGAACGCTTTGAACTTACCGAAGTCGGTAGGTACAAAATGAACAAAAAATTGACAAACACGTACAGAAAATACCTTGTTGAAATAGAAGGAAGAAATCCAAAGAGTGTTGAGAATGTTGAGTACATGGAGACTTCCGATGCTCTTACACCGATGGATATAATCTTGGTTGTTAGAATGCTACTTGAAGTTGAAAAACACCCGGAAACTCTTGATACAAAAGACCACCTTTCAAATAAGCGGGTCAAAACAGTTGGTGAATTGATAGGTTCAGAATTCGAAAGAGCGTTCTCGAAATCTGTCCATCAAATTCAAGAAAAACTTGCAACCTATACAAGCTTAGATAAGATATCGATTCCAAGTTTGATTAATTTGAGAAACGTCGTCGCTTCGCTTAACAGTTTCTTTGCAACGAATCCACTTTCACAATTTATGGACCAGGTCAACCCAATCGCTGAATTAACACACAAACGAAGGCTTACAGCAGTCGGGCCTGGCGGATTAAAGAGAGAAAGGGCAAGGTTTGAAGTTCGTGACGTTCACCACTCTCACTATGGAAGGATGTGTCCAATTGAAACTCCAGAAGGCGGTAACATAGGTCTTATTACCTCTCTCGCTGTTTATGCCACAATCGATAAATTCGGTTTCCTTGTGACACCATACAGAAAGGTTGTCAACGGTAGAATAACTGACGAAGTCGTTTATCTTGCTGCAGATGAAGAAGAAAACTACAGAATTGCGTCATCAACAATACCAAGAGATGAAAATGGTAACATATTGCAAGAAAAAGTCCCAGTTAGATATCTTGAAAAAGTAGTCTACGTGCACAAAAACGAAGTCGACTTTGTCGATATATCACCAAAACAAATCGTCAGTGTCACAACATCACTGATACCGTTCCTCGAACATGACGACGCTAACCGTGCTTTGATGGGTTCTAACATGCAAAGACAAGCGGTTCCACTTATCAAATCTGAAGCTCCACTTGTTGGAACTGGTATGGAATACCCAGCTGCTATCTATTCTGGACATGTCGTATTGGCAAAACACGACGGAATTGTCAAAAAGGTCGATGCCAGAAAAATAGTCATCCACAGAACAGACGAAAATGGCACCCCACTTTATGATAAAAAAGGAAATCCGGTACTCGATGAATATACACTTTTGAAATACGTTAGGTCAAACCAAGATACCTGTATCAATCAAAAGCCTATTGTTAATGTTGGAGATTTTGTAAAGAAAGGTACACCAATTGCTGATGGTCCAGCGACAGATAACGGAGAACTTGCACTCGGTAAGAACGTGCTCGTTGCGTTCCTCCCATGGGAAGGTTACAACTTCGAAGACGCTATACTGGTAAGCGAAGAACTACTAGAAGAAGAAACGTTCACATCTGTACACATCGAAGTCTATGAAACAACAGCAAGGGAAACAAGGGTTGGTCCAGAGGAAATCACTGCGGAAATACCAAATGTTTCGAAGGAAAATTTGAGAAATCTCGATGAAAACGGAATTATCCGGATAGGTGCCTACGTTGGTAAACAAAAATACTTCACCTCGCAAGATATCCTTGTTGGTAAGGTAACACCAAAAGGTGAAAGTGATGCAACACCGGAAGAAAAAATTATGAGATCCGTCTTCGGAGAAAAAGGTAAAGACGTCAAGGATTCGTCACTCAGAGTTCCGCACGGTGTTGAAGGTAGGGTCATCGGTGTACACGTATTCCACAAAGAAGAAGTCGGAGACCTTGGTCCTGGTGTGAATACACTTGTTCGAGTCTATCTTGCAACCAGAAAACCACTTGAAGTTGGTGACAAACTTGCCGGTAGGCACGGTAACAAGGGTGTCGTATCAATGATTCTTCCAAAAGAAGACATGCCGTTCCTACCAGACGGAACACCGGTCCAAGTAGTCTTAAGCCCATTGGGTGTTCCATCACGTATGAACATTGGTCAAGTGCTCGAAACCTCTCTTGGTTGGCTAGCAAAGTTAACAAACAGACACTTTGCTACACCTGTTTTCGATGGTGCTAAAGAAGACGAAATATTGCCAGAATTATACAAAGTTCGAGAAAAACTTAATTTGCACCATGGAGATGACCCAGAAAATCCATCAGGTAAGGTTATTCTCAGAGATGGAAGAACAGGTAAGGAATTCGATTCACCGGTGCTCGTTGGTTACATGTACATTATGAAACTCATTCACATTGCAAGGGACAAAATTCACGCGAGGGCAACAGGACCTTACTCATTGATACACCAACAACCACTCGGTGGTAAAGCTCAGTTTGGTGGACAAAGGTTCGGTGAAATGGAAGTCTGGGCACTTGAAGCATACGGTGCTTCCTACACATTGAATGAAATGCTTACAGTAAAAAGTGACGATATCAAGGGTAGAACCGAAGTTTACAAAGCTATCATGAAAGGTAAGAACTTACCAGAACCAGGTCTACCCGAGAGCTTCAAGGTCCTTGTTAGAGAACTGAAGGGTCTCGCACTCGATGTCCGCGTTTACGACGAGCACGGTAATGAAATAGATATCGAAAAACTGTAA
- the rplL gene encoding 50S ribosomal protein L7/L12, producing MTLEELVKAIESLTVAELAELVKMLEERFGVSAAAPVMAAMPVAAAAAAPAAAAEEKDTFDVLLKSFGQKKVEVIKVVREITGLGLKEAKDLVEKAGAPDAFIKQGVKKEEAEEIKKKIAEVGGEVEIK from the coding sequence ATGACATTGGAAGAACTCGTAAAAGCTATTGAGTCATTAACAGTTGCGGAACTTGCAGAACTTGTTAAGATGCTTGAAGAAAGATTCGGCGTTAGCGCAGCAGCCCCAGTCATGGCAGCAATGCCGGTTGCAGCGGCAGCAGCAGCCCCAGCAGCGGCAGCAGAAGAAAAAGACACATTTGATGTTCTCCTCAAGAGCTTTGGTCAGAAGAAAGTTGAAGTCATCAAGGTTGTCAGAGAAATCACAGGACTCGGACTCAAGGAAGCAAAAGACCTTGTTGAAAAAGCTGGCGCACCAGATGCATTCATCAAACAAGGAGTTAAGAAGGAAGAAGCAGAAGAAATCAAGAAAAAGATCGCAGAAGTCGGCGGAGAAGTTGAAATTAAGTAA
- the rplJ gene encoding 50S ribosomal protein L10: MLKRPEKEQLVNELTETFKNSSLVLFADFTGLTVAQMTKLRRALREKLGNDARFTVVKNTLLRMALKNAEYDLEGHDNALFGPTAVLYVNAKADPVEAIKIFYNFVKENKGTPVCKGLYLERKFFAGDQLENLSKLPSREQLLAMVVGGIQAPIRGLVNSLAGVLRSVLYALNAIKEQKEKQ; this comes from the coding sequence GTGCTTAAGAGACCTGAGAAGGAACAACTTGTTAACGAGTTAACAGAGACTTTTAAGAATTCTTCATTGGTACTTTTCGCGGACTTTACCGGACTTACAGTTGCACAGATGACAAAACTTAGAAGAGCTTTAAGAGAAAAGCTTGGTAACGACGCAAGATTTACGGTTGTTAAGAACACTCTCTTAAGGATGGCTCTCAAAAATGCAGAGTATGACCTCGAGGGCCACGACAATGCGCTTTTTGGACCAACCGCAGTTCTTTACGTGAATGCTAAAGCAGACCCTGTTGAGGCCATCAAGATATTCTACAACTTTGTTAAAGAAAACAAAGGAACACCTGTTTGCAAAGGGTTGTACCTGGAAAGAAAGTTCTTTGCAGGAGACCAACTCGAAAACTTGTCCAAGCTCCCATCAAGAGAGCAACTACTTGCAATGGTTGTTGGTGGTATCCAAGCACCTATTCGCGGCCTTGTCAACTCTCTCGCAGGTGTGCTTAGAAGTGTATTGTATGCTCTTAACGCTATTAAGGAACAAAAGGAAAAACAGTAA